The following nucleotide sequence is from Devosia salina.
GCAATGCTTGCCTCCGCCTCCTGGCCTATCACCGCGGCGCCTTCATTGATGCGGCGCCCGAGGTGATTTCGGAAACGCTGCTCAACGACTTTGCGGCCAACGAGGCGGGCCAGATGCTGACCGGGTTCAGGATTGGGCCGGACAACCCACTCGGCGTCACCTATTGCGGCCTGCCAACCGAGCAGGCCGGGCTGACAGGCGATGTCGACCTCGCGCTCTATACCGCCCCCGGCATAAGCGGCGCCGCGCGGCCCCTCGTCAGCCTCTTTCACCGCCCAGAGGGTTGGTCCAGCCTGGGGACGGGCGAAACGGCGAGCCGACGGCTGTTCAAGAAAGGCGGCTTCAATTCCATGTTCACACATCCGTTTATGAACATGGGCGATCAGGTCACAGATGTCCTGGACTACCTGTGGTTCCAGAAGTTCGGCTATTTCAATGAGGGTTTTCTGGTCGACGGTGCCATGCCGCGCCCCCAGGCCCACCCATCTCTCTCAGTGGCGGTGTCCACCCCTTCCGCCGACACGTTGGAGCATGGCAATCATCGTATTGTTGTGCAGATGGGCAATCACCTGTTGCTCGAACACGCGAAAACCGCCCTCGCAAACAGAGATGTCGTGATCGACCTGAACTCGGTGTCCCCTGACGGCTTCGTCTATGGCGGCACCTATCCATCCGGGCGGCCCTTCCTGTGGTTTAGCCTCTATGATGAGGAAAGGCGGATGGTCGCTCTGGTTGAAATCGAGGCCAAGACTGTGCCGGATGATTTGGAGGCCGCAGTCGCAGTGCAGGATTTCCTGGCCTGCAGCTTCTCCTTCTTCCAGCACGCGCTGACGTGCTGATGACCCGGAGACAGTTATGGCGTTGATCGCCCTTCTGGTTGCCCAGGGCCTGGTCTTCCTGGTTTTCATCATCGCCGCATTCTGGTGGCTGTTCGCGCTGCGGCGCTTCGCCGTCAGCCGCTCGGGCAGCACCTTGCCCGGCCTCAGAGACACGCTCTCTGCATTCAAGGATGGTCTTTCAAACCCCCGCTATGCGCGGCTGCGCTGGGCGATTTTGTGTTCTGCCGCGCTGCTTGTCGCCAGCGCGGCACTGGTTCCAATATTGGCTCCTGCATGAGGTGAGGTGATGCGCATTTGGCTGCTTTCCGGACTGGCTCTTGTCCTGCCGCTTTGCCTGGCCGGTGATGCAGGGGCTGCCGATGCCTGTCCGGCAGAACGCGCCGTCTATGAACTGGTGGATGAAGGAAGCCGTTTCGAAATCGGCTTCCAGCGTTCGCACAATTATGCGTCGATCGCGTCTGACCTATACATGTACCTCACCACGCCGCAGCGCACCTATTGGTTCACCTTTTCGGTGTCCAACGGCTACAGCGGCATAACGCTGATCCCCGTGACTGATCCCACACGTGCCGATGCTGTGCCGGATGGGCCGCGCGAACTGATCGCGCTCGGCAGCGACAATCCAGTCGACCTCGACACCCTGCGCTCGTTGCGTTTCTACGCGCTTGATGAGGATTTCACCTTCTGGTTTGAGCCGCCAAATGAGGGCGAGACTGCGCCCGCCTTTATCATGGTGCCTGAGATGGGCCTGAGCCTGTGGTATGGCGCGGGTCAGTTGACTGACGACGCCTCGGCAGATCGTGATCCGATGCCGCGCGGCGTCTTCAAGCCAGATCTTTGCCGTGACGTGCTGCCAGAGCGCGCCTGGCCCTGAAGCAGGTCAGGTGAGGCCCATCCGCGCGGCATGCAGAGCCGCCTCGGCACGCGAGGAAATACCCAGCTTTCGGTAGATGCTCTTTACATGGGTGGCGATGGTGGACTCGGCCAGGCCCAGCGCCTGCGCCACTTCGGCATTGCGAAAGCCCTTAGAGACCATGGTCAATACATCGGTCTCGCGCGTCGTCAGCGCCTGAATCTCGCCATCGACCGGGCCAGTGCGCTGAAAGTGCTCCATGATCCGGCGCGCTATTGCCGGCGACAGGGCCGGGATGCCATGGCGAAGTTGCAGCAACTGCCGGTGCACGACCGTTTCGGGCTGCCCCTTTAGGATATAGCCTTGCGCCCCAGCCGACAGGGCTGCAACGATATGAGCATCGTCGCCCATAACGGTGCTGACAATGCAAATTGTGTCAGGCGAAACCGCCTTGAGCCGCCGGATGATATCCAGCCCCGACCCATCGGGCAGGCCCAGATCGACCAGCGCCATATCCCAGGCACCGTCGCCGATCCTGGCGGCAGCTTCGCGCACGGTCCGCGCTGTGCCGACCGCAACGCCCGGAAAGGCTTTCTGTGCAAGATCGCTGAGCCAGACAAGGGCCTCGGGCACGTCCTCAACGATGAGCAGGGTTTCGATATTCATTGCCCCGGTGCCTCCAGCGGGAGGCGTATATCGATCTGGGTGCCGCTCCCGGTCGAAATGGTCAAAGTGCCGCCATGCCCCTCGGCTCGCGCCGCCATATTGACCAGCCCACCATCATGGGCGCCATTGATGCCGCTGGCGCCGACACCATCATCGCTCATTTCGATATGAAGGGCGCCTTCGACCTCCCGCAGGCGTACGGCGAAATTATCCGCCTTGGCATGGCGTATTGTATTGCTGGCGGCCTCGCGGATAATCGAGCGCAAGGTATGGGCCAGCCGCGCATCCACAGCCCGGTCTTCGTCGATCGCGCTATGCCAGCGCAAGGCGATCTCGACGGCACCGAGCCGCTCATCGGTTTCAAACCGCAGGTCGGCCAGAATGTCCGCCAGAACCAGACCGGTCCCCTGGGCATTATTGATGATGTCGCGCAGATCGGTCAGCGTCTCGGAAATGATCGCATCCTTACGCGCTGTATCCTGGCTGTGCAGGGTCCGCAGCAATTGGGCGCCGATATTGTCGTGCAGATCGCGCGCCATGCGCGTTCGCTCCTGCTGCGCGCCTTGCTCCTGGGCATTGCGGCTAGCCAATGCATGATCCATTAGCTCGACCAGCTGTTGCACACGGTCGGAATCGGTCTGCGAAAACAGCTTCCTGCCGCCATGCGCATAGTTCAGGCGCAATGCCGGAGTGCCGCCTGTGGAGGGGACAGTCATTTTCTGCCCGCCATCGACGAGCTGAACGCGCTCGGTCGCGTCGGCTAGATCGATGCTGAGCGGTGCAAAGGCGCTATCGAGCAGGGCGCGCCACTTTTCCTGCCGCAGCGGTGCATTGGGGGTAAGCGCAATATCGACCACTTCGCGCACCCGAAGCGGATCGACGCTGGTACGGCGCGTCAGCATGGTTCCCAAGAAATTGCGCAGGGGCAGGTAGAACAGCGCCACCGCAAGCAAGGCTAGCCCAAAGGCCGGGACGCGCTCGATGGCAATGCCATAGATCAGCAGGGCATCAAGGGCGATCAGCAGCATCCCGCCCAACAGGTAAGAGACGAGGCGAAACGACCATATCCCCAGATCGAACAGCCGGTAGCGCGCAACCGCGATGGCGATGCCGCAATAGATGATCAGGATGATGCCGAAGGCATGCGCCTGACGGGTTTGCGGCTCTACACCCAGCATGGCAGGCACGGCTATGGTAAAAACAAAAACGCTGGTACCCAAGAGGATGGAAAGGCCGAACCAGCCAAGCGCCGCCCGCGCAAGCGGAGCGCGACGAGAGGCGAAAAGCTGGAAGACCACCAGCGCCAGAATGATGCAAAATTGGCCGAGCATCGGTCCATAGGAGCCGATGGCCTGCGAGGGCATCAATTGCAGCAGCTGTGCCCCCACCAGGCCAAACCCGATCACCCATACCCCAAGAATGATCCAGGCTCCGCCAATCCGTTTTGGATAGCTCAACAGGAGACTGATCAGCGCAAGGCCGAAGATATTGGTGCCCAAATAGTTTCCGGCATTCAGGGCCCTGAACAATCCGGCGTCCAGCGCCAGCTCCCGCGTGCTGTAGACTGCGGCACTTAGCGCGGAGGCCATCAGCCCAAATCCGGAGATGGCCAAAAACACGCTCGGCCTGTCGCGCTTGAGCGCCCAGACCCAACCGCCAACAATGGCGCCGGCGCCACCCACGAATAGCTGCAGCCAGAATTCGAATGGCAGCGACCATGCCGGCCGACCCGCATAGGGGGCAATTGTTACCTGTTGAGCAGCCAGATTTTCGTCAGACCAGTCGATCACGACCTGAGGCAGCGCCAAGGTTGCCGAGATTTCGGCTTGTCGAGCGCGGAATGCATTGAGCAGCTCATAGCTCGACAGCGTGTCGGGCTCTTCGATGACATCGCCAGCCCTGAGTTCGGTCGTGCCGATATGCGTGATCCGGACGCCGGAACGTAACTCTGCCGGCAGATCGGTTCGCTGCACTTCGACCAGGCCAACCAGTCCATCGTCACCCGCGCGCATCACCAGACCCAGCCAGGGCTGTGCCGTTGCGAGCCAGAGCGCAGCTAGCGCCGAAATGGCAAAGATCCCAATGGCGGCCAGCAGGCGCGCCATTGGCGGCAGTCGCAATTGTGCTTCTGATGACACCATCTTCAGACCCATACTGCCACTCCGCTGCCCCGGCATCATCCTCCGAACCGGGGATGCCATGGACGCGGCAAACTGTATAGAGCCTGCACTGGTCGATGGACCTCAGGACCGCTTGGGAGATCTCCAGATGCGCATGGCGACTAAGTTATCTCGAAAACTGCTGTTGGCTCTTCTGTTGGGCCTAGTGGCATTGATTGTGCTGATACCAGCGTCCAAAGCCCTCGAATTTCCGCGCGAAGGCGTGCCGGAAATACCCAATGGCGTCGCCGCGCCCTTTGCTGGCCGTTGGTGGCTGGGGTTTCCCGAAGGTGCCGGCACCATAAATGGTGAGCCGGTCGTCAATTGCGGGTCGGCCGTGGAGCTGCGCCCCAATGGTGAGGATAAACTGGTCTATCGATCGCCATCGGGCGTCGAGGCAAGATTTGAACTGATGTCTTTTGCCGGGCGAACAACCTGGCTGCCCGAATGGGGTGAAAGCAGCATCGCCGTATGGACGAACAGTGACGAGTTCTTCGTTTATTCCGTCGACCTCACAACCGGAAAGGCCCGCTGGGATAACCCCACGGTGTTCCGTCGATGCTGAGGCAATCCAGACTTTTAGTGCAAACGCAGTCCTGTCTTCTGGCGCTTCTGGTATCAGCAACGGCTTCAGCCATGGTTGTGGGTGGGGAGCCCTATGCACCACCAAACCTGGCGCCAGCGGACGCGGTAGTACCGCCTGCTGACCTGATCGAAGCGGCAACCGCGTTGCTCGTTGCCTCGCGCAATGACGACCGCGCAGCGATTGCTGCCCGGCTTGCGCCCCAGCCCACGCTTATAGACGGCGCGCTGGAACTGGGTCTGCCGAGGCGGACCGAAACGATCGGCCCCTTCAAGCGTGTCGATGAGGCTCTCGTCGCCCTGGCTGACAATATTGGTGGAACTTATGAACAGCCATTCGATGGCAGCGATGTCACCCCCTTTGCCGTCGCGGCGGAGCTCGACTTTATCATCTCCTCGATCATCGACGGCCAGGAATGGGGCCGCGACCCGCTGCTGGAAGGTGCGATCTGCACCTATGCCTTCCGGGTCTTCGACCAGCGGGCCGTAGCCGCCCTGGGCGAGCGGCTGGATATACAGACCTCAAGCTTTTTCTTCGTCGAAGCGCCCACCGCAGTTCTCTCAAAGCCCAGCTCCGATGCTGCCGTAGCGGCGACGCTGGAACCGGATCTGCTATACGCCCTGGACTATAACACCGACGCACCCGGCAGCTGGATCGCGGTGCATTTGCCGGAGGGCGGCTCAGGTTTCCTGGACTTTGAAACCAGTGTGATCAGCAAGCCATATGCCAGCGGCATCTGCTTCACCCGGGATGCAAGCGCATCGTGGAAAATGTCGGCACAGACGGCGACCAATCAATAGCCGGCATCTGTCCAGCCCTCTCCACCACGCGGCTTGCAAGTCGCGGGAGCATGTTCGCTTGCCCCCCGAACAGGGGATGGTGCTGGCACGGGATAGCGGCCAGATGGGTAGCGGTAGCTGCTATGCGCGGGGAGATGAGAACAATGATACATCGGTTGACATGGTTCGCTACTGCGCTGGTTGCTATGTTGACGGTGGCAGAAGCCGCGCCAGGACCCGGCGCTATCTCTCAGCCCCAGCGTCCTCCTGCCGCGCACCAGGCTCCTCTCGAAGCGCTTGTACCGGCCATGGACAAGCCAGGTGCGATCCGGGACCTTGTATCGCAGGATAGCCAAGCCGTGTCCGACCCAAATTCTGCGTCCACCAGCCCTGCCCCCGCCATTCCGCCAGTCGAGCAGATGGCTCTCGACCCGCTGGCATTCAATTCCTGGTGTTTCAACGTCATGGCC
It contains:
- a CDS encoding response regulator transcription factor, whose product is MNIETLLIVEDVPEALVWLSDLAQKAFPGVAVGTARTVREAAARIGDGAWDMALVDLGLPDGSGLDIIRRLKAVSPDTICIVSTVMGDDAHIVAALSAGAQGYILKGQPETVVHRQLLQLRHGIPALSPAIARRIMEHFQRTGPVDGEIQALTTRETDVLTMVSKGFRNAEVAQALGLAESTIATHVKSIYRKLGISSRAEAALHAARMGLT
- a CDS encoding sensor histidine kinase, with amino-acid sequence MGLKMVSSEAQLRLPPMARLLAAIGIFAISALAALWLATAQPWLGLVMRAGDDGLVGLVEVQRTDLPAELRSGVRITHIGTTELRAGDVIEEPDTLSSYELLNAFRARQAEISATLALPQVVIDWSDENLAAQQVTIAPYAGRPAWSLPFEFWLQLFVGGAGAIVGGWVWALKRDRPSVFLAISGFGLMASALSAAVYSTRELALDAGLFRALNAGNYLGTNIFGLALISLLLSYPKRIGGAWIILGVWVIGFGLVGAQLLQLMPSQAIGSYGPMLGQFCIILALVVFQLFASRRAPLARAALGWFGLSILLGTSVFVFTIAVPAMLGVEPQTRQAHAFGIILIIYCGIAIAVARYRLFDLGIWSFRLVSYLLGGMLLIALDALLIYGIAIERVPAFGLALLAVALFYLPLRNFLGTMLTRRTSVDPLRVREVVDIALTPNAPLRQEKWRALLDSAFAPLSIDLADATERVQLVDGGQKMTVPSTGGTPALRLNYAHGGRKLFSQTDSDRVQQLVELMDHALASRNAQEQGAQQERTRMARDLHDNIGAQLLRTLHSQDTARKDAIISETLTDLRDIINNAQGTGLVLADILADLRFETDERLGAVEIALRWHSAIDEDRAVDARLAHTLRSIIREAASNTIRHAKADNFAVRLREVEGALHIEMSDDGVGASGINGAHDGGLVNMAARAEGHGGTLTISTGSGTQIDIRLPLEAPGQ